From Ciconia boyciana chromosome 18, ASM3463844v1, whole genome shotgun sequence:
GAGGTTAGGCTTTAAATATGTAAACAGTCCCGCTGAAGTTACACGATTAAATGTAGGTTTGTGATTGATTTGTAGCTCATTGCAGTATTTATCATTGTTAGAAAATATGTCACTTGATAAATATGTAGGAAGTGTCACATAAATAATGGTGTAAATATACTCATATGCATATACATCTGGCCAAAAGCAAGGGGGAGTGTTTGAGGGAAATCCTCCACACCGATCTTGCGCTTCCCACCAGGGGAAGGACAAAGTCACCTGGCTATGACTCTGTCACATCAAAGGTACAGTCATGTTTAGACACCACAGCAAGCAGACAGGACCTTGGAGAAAGTCATTAGTCGTAATGAAAGGCCCAGCCATCTCACTGACAGCGCAACACCATTTCTCTCTGTCAGCCGCACACTGAGCTTTTGCACCACTGTCTCTTCTAGATGACAtgtcctgcagagcagcagactCCTATGGGTGGgctatatatgtgtgtacaggtggggaagggagaaaaaaaaaaagataattttccctacagttttccttctccatttttttccaacacaCTGGAGCTACTATGTTAGAAATTATGGTTTTCTGCAGGAGCACATGGATGTTTACTGCTAGTAAAACATTGAAGTATCCTTGGGCTTACTAGAGTAGCTAGCAGTCCTCAAACACAGGCAGCCTGACTCTTTTCCCACAAACACTCTCCTTCCCCTGGCCAATAAAAATTATCTATTTTCTACTTCTCCTGCAGTATTTGAAGTTGTGTGAGACACAGCCACCAAGAGATAGCTTCAGCATCTACATGCTAATACTATGTCAGCCTGTTTATTAAGCAACGTGCATCAAATCCTTAGCTGAAAGATGATCAGTGGCAGTTTACTCTATTCAGTGTATTTACTGTAGCTGTCCATAAAACACACCATACCACACCAGTGTGGTCCTGACAAACGTTGCGTGATAAGGGTTCCTAACAGCCCTGATAGTCAATCCTGAGCTGGCTACATCACCCAGACCGTCTGCTTCCGCAACCACACTGTTGGCATAGACCCACAATGAACTATGTCCTGAGGAAAGTGTAAGGGATGTTCCTCACATCCCAGGGAGGCCAGACCCAGTGtcagcatcctgcagcatcCTCCACTTAGGAGCCGTGCTGCTTTACAGGCTGCCATAAGAGGACTGGCACTTGGTGAGAAGCCACTGGCTGTGCCCAAGTGTGATTCAGAAGGACCAGCCCTGGTAAGCAtgtggcaggcaggcagcagcttccCTTTGAACTGCTCGACCTAAACGTCAGAACGACTTGGCACGACCCAGGGCCATGCCCTGCTGCCATGCAAATGCATGTTGGCACAGGGATGTGTTATGAGTGTGCTGGTGTTCAGCTCTAGAACACAATGTAAGGGACAAAGAAACACGAATCACCTCGCCTTCCCTCGGTAGAGTGTCAGCGTGCCGCAGAGCTCaccctctgccagctgcactCTCAGACCTGCTCAGCTCCTTTCTGTCTTCCAAGGAGGCTACCCAACATTCAAGATGGACCTAAGCAACAGACTTACAGTCTGAAATAAcacagatgcagaaagaaaagcaggtgaAACAGCAGCTCTGTAGCTGACACCTCAGTTAGTCTCTTCGCTGGTGTTATGGATGAACTTTTGCACCTGTGAAGGCTCAGACCTGCTGAGTCTTGAGACAGGGAAGAATCATTCACGTTGCTCTGTTTGTTCTGCACGGATTGAGGGACAGGAGAGTCTCTAagcagcagaggtgctccagcagtGCTGGATGGAGGCACCATCCCAAAGGGGGGTTAGCAATGGCTAATTCACACTGGCCACTCTGCCAGTCCTCTCCCAGTTATGCCAAGGGCTTGTCCAGCCTCTGAACAAGACTGGAGTTTAACACAACCACCACAGGAGCCCAGGTCCTGTTCCTGGCACCCTTTCAGAAACACAGGCGGTTTcaaacaaagagcagaaaactCTTGCAATGAAGCAAAGCCTTGTCAGGGCTTGTCCTTTTTACATAAAAGCAGTAGCTGGACACAATAATATTACTGTAGCATATTCCATTTTCTAGGATAATGCAAACAAGACCTTCTGTGGAGGTACTGTACACCCTGGAGCCCTGACCTAACTGCTTGTAAATCTCTCCTGCAGGTCACAGAAGAGAGGGGCTCTCCCTTTCTGAAGCAATGGGCATTAGATACTGGTAAGTTTGCCAGTCTTTTCCCCCATCCCAAACACCTTTGTTTGCTGAGGTTTTGCAATTGCTGCCACAGCACACTGCTGGCAGATGCCTCCTCACCTGCCCTCCGCTCTCACCACCCTAATCCCTCCCAAGCCAAACAAGCCAGGGCAGACAGAGGCAAACTTGGGTGACAAGATGCAGGGAGATAACTGCAGCCATAGCGAAAGTGCGAGCATTTCTAACCCCGGGGCTGTGCACGCTCACTCCGCCTAGTGCAGGCACAGACCTTCCCAGGAGCTGTCTGAGATGGCTATAACTCCCTGAACATGCAAAAGCATGTGTTTGGGAGCCCATGCACACCACGCTCTCATCCATGTGCACCACACCTCCCCTTGGTTCACCCTCCAGCAATTTAAGGCATGGCCTCAATGTGCCCTGTCGACACTGCAGCAGGCCTGACAAGCTCTCTCATTTGCAAAGGGATTTTATTACCTCAACGGTGTCAATAAATAATCATGGCAAATAACTTCTGACTCAAACGTATGCAGAAGTGGAGAGGGGCTGCACACATTTCCTTGGCAGCATCGATCACCACTCACATCTGATTGACTTGAATAGCAGCAAACATCCttacacactttttttctttttttccctcagtcaCAGATACACTTTCCAGTGCAGAAAAGCCAAGAGCGCACCTGACAGGTAATGCTTGTTCAAAAATGAAGTGTTTCCCATGGGTATTACAGCAGGTGTTGTTGTGCAATAATCTTGGTTTATATGGATCTCATAGGATCAGGTGTTGCAGgaaacatgggaaaaataatcaTCAGCTTTGCCTTGTTGACCATGACAGATTGACTGCAGCCTGTGTTTGTAGAAAAGGGCCCACAAAGGAGGTAGTTGACAGAAACGTTGCCAATTTTTCAAGCCGTTTCCTTCACTGAATGAGCAGCTCTTGTAACTGAACTTAAATAGGTGCCTGGTATCTTAGTGATCTGCTGAATCCCCTAGAAGAGGCAGGGGAAAGAGCTGAAGTGAGCCCTCACAGAGCAGTGAATTGGGAAGAGCTACCAGTTTTGGAGCAAAACCAGGTCAAATAAGACCAGGTTTAGGCCTTAATTTTCTGCAAGACCTGACTCGGGCCACACACACCATATTGCCATTGAATCGCTCCCTGCTTTCACTGAGATCATCTCTAACACACGTTGGAGCAAGCGAGGGAAGGGTAATGCCCAGTTGAACCCCTCCAAGCCCTTATCTTGTGTCAGGAAGGTGCTATCGCAAAGCCGTATCGCAGAGTGGGCTGCCATACATTTCCGAGGGGCTGCCAGCATTTGCAAAGGCCACCACGTCAGCCTTGAAGGTGTAGCTGTCATCACACCAAGGACACTGTTCCAAACTGTCCCCCATCCTCGCCAGCTCCACCCACCTGGAAAATTTAGGTATTaccagagaagaggaaaaagttgATGGATGGTTCCCATGTGATGGAGTTGAGTGCTGAAAggctctccagctgctctgacCTAAGGCAATTTATAcctctgaaaaatacagctcaCTGCAGAGGCTTCCCCAACACCCTGTGTGTTGTCCCAGGGAAGCACTTTAGTAACTTGAAGCGTGCAAAAAGTGGCATGATGCTTCACACAAATTCACCTACAGGGTTAAACCAATCAGTATTTCAGGGCTGATTTCTTTCCCAGCATAGTTTACTTTCCCTAATCCACAGGCTTCTTCCTAATGCACATCCTTGGACCCATCTCCTTTTGCATGCAGGTTGCTAGAGCTCCAAAACTGACCTGTCCTTGTTCAAAATCACATCTTTGCTTAAGTGCCAGTTTGCAAGAGCAAAAGGACCATGTCCACTAGTGTTTCCCCTGAGTCCCCCCATGGCAGAGAGACCCCGAGGCTCCCTGTGCAGCTGACTCGGAAGAGCAGCTGAAGCACTGCTTTGCTGATGTGAACTTCCCTGGGTTGCACAAAAATCCAGTTGCCGCAGGGAAACACcagttttcttcaaatttcCTCAGGCCCTCCATTTGCAAAAATTCCTTTGCCGTCATTCCCGAGCAGTCTCCCTGGGATGGTGCCCATCCTCTTCAACCTGCCGTTTCAGGCCAGTCACTGTTGGCCATAGCAAGAAGcatgaagaggaaaaacctAAGGGGATTTTATCActcctttctgtgcaaaaagGCTATACCCAGGCTGCTGTGCTATGTAGCCATCAGGGAACCTAATTTCCATGAACTTATCTTTGACCTTTTTTTAGCCCAAGGTGCTCTACCCTGTGGCAATGAGTTCTGAAGCTTAACAGCGCATCGCagtcagaaaatatttcctgttattttaaACTTGCTGCATAATAATTTCTTGGGTGCCACCCTGGTCTTCTCAGAAACCATGACTTGTGCatagaaagtaaaaaaggaataattattCTTTAGATCTTTGTTACATTCCCCCACCTCAGGTACCTTTTTCAAAGTGAAGGTGAACTCCGAACTGTCACTTGTAGAAAACGTCTTCCAGATCTCtattctctctgtctttttctagTTTTAGGCACATATATTCTGAAGGTGAGAGTAGTGAGAGGAACGAGTGCTAGCCACAGTACTTTCCTGGGAATGCACCACTGaattagcagcagcagaatgacTCTGTGCTTTGGTCCCTGTTACTTTATGATGAATTTTCCACCTGCTCTTGGCCTTTTTAACACACGCTGAGCATTTTGAACTTATCCAAAGCGGCATGAAGATCTCCTGTGCCAGGGTGGCTATAGCTAGTGAAGAATGGCACAATCCATGTGAATACCTAGCTAGGACTTTTCTCCATCCCCATTCTCTCCTGTGCACTAATGCATATTTGGTGCTGACTGCACCATGCCATGCCATCATCCCCTCTCTGACTTATTTGGTTGTACTTTGGGTTAAGACGCAGACCAATGCCTATTCCTTCTTGTCACCAGCCTGTGGCATGGCTGGATGAACTACCTTGCAGAAACCCCATCAAGTACCTGGCTCGCACTTAACCGTGCTGCAATGGTATCTGAGTGCTCCACTAAATCTGGGTAGAACATCACTTTCTGGTTCCACTTGATTGTTGGAAGTAAAGACCTTTTAAGGGCAGTTATTAAACTCCCAGGTGATGATCTTGAGCAAAAGAGACCCTGCAGCCACAGGATTTTGCAGTACATGCTGTACAAGGGCTTTACTACAACAGGAGACTCAGACTCTAAACTCTTGCCAAGACCAGGAGTCTGGCCTCAGAGTACAGTGTTCGGTATCAGGCTCTCACACCGGTGAGGACTAAGAATTGTAGAAAACCCACAAGTTCATCAATATGCTACAAAATGTTCCCAAAAGCTGCCAAGCAACAGGGATTCTCCAGCAAGGGACTAAACCAAAAGGGATTTTGGGAAAGGAGAAGTAATTTCACAGGTAAGGGATGCCAAAAATTTATAGTGGATGGGAAAGTTGAAGGAACTGTAGCAATGATCCCttattaaaagcagattttatttaattcaagAATTGGCATAATATGTATATTTGCAGGAAGTATAGCTCcatatatttatgaaataaataaatgacaagTACTAAGTACAACTGCTGCTAGAAAAGGAGCTATACTGTATTCAAAGGCACTTGaacatgcatttttcctcttgatcTGTATTGAAAGCATGGGAAAAATTAACTTGAAAGTAGAGAGCATCAATAGAGTGAGCTTTAACCTAAAAGGGAGGTTGTAGCTGTAAAACTTAGAGTTGCCTAATTCTAGAAGTTATGAAATCATGTACTTAATTTGAGAAGCCTGCTAGTTATAAGAAACATTGAAGAATTGAGTGTCATTGACATTGTAAATGCGTCATTGCACacagaaaagaatatttcacatgcagtttctcttcagttttcccAAAAAATTCCCAAGATGGAAAAGAGCCCAGGacattttctggaaatattCTGATCTTTTCAGGTCCTTGCCATCCCAAACAAGATTTCATCTGCTACCAATTTATTTCTGAGAGGTATTACTTCAAGCTCTTGTAAACCTTAGAGTGACCCAAATGCTACTTTAGTTTTATGCCAGGACACAGACCAGTCCCTAGACACCCAAGAGATAGATGAGGATGAAGGCAGACCATGAAtactttcactttcttttattcttccctCTCTGTATCAGACAGAGCTCCATTGGCTCTAAGCCTCATAGTCCTTATAATACTTCAATAATTTACCTTGGCTTGCTATCACAATCCCTGTCTATCCTTCTCCCACACAGAAATACTTTCCTCATGTACTTTGCCTCCTGGGGAAAGATCAGAAAGATTTGATACTTCAGCAGCACTGACAGGCAGGCTGAAAAAAGCCATTGTTTTGTTGTGCTACTCAGAATATGCAAGAAATTGTACTCCTAACACCTTCTTGTCTCCTTATGGATTATTTATTGCTAGAAATGAGAGGGAAATAGATGCCACTGGGAACTGAGCACATTAGTTTTTCTGAATCTCATTTCACCCAGGATAAACCTAATGGTTATTGCCAAGAGAATTTCAAAGCTTTCCTTTACCTGCATTCAGTTTGCCTACCtgcccatgcacacacacaccttccCCAAATACTGAATCAAAATCACCTTCAAACATTAACTCAAGCTCATGAGAAAGGTCTATTTCCTGGAAATCAGTTGCCTCAGTCTTTCTCAGCATTTAACATTAACTTTCCAGGTTCATTTTAATACCTGGCAGAATCTTAATGGTTTttatcctcttccttttccctgcctcAGCTTCTGTTTTACCACAACAATTTTATGTGGCAGTcatgaaagagcagagaaaaatctttcacttccctgcagaaaaatgaataagTGCTAAGGCTTATTCTCCTGGCTGTCAcatgagagaaattaaaatggtgGAGGAGAGGCGAAGGGAATAGGGCAGCAGTTCCCTGATTCTTCCCTGAGacccctgcagcctggggagcaTCCTTGGCTTGGATCAGACTAACATGGGGGTCTGGATTAAAGCTCTGCTTGTAATCAAGCTAACCATAAGACTGGAAAAAgtctggaagaaagcagaggctAACACCAAGCTTAGTGTTTTGttccagcaaagcatttaaaaaaaaatgagattaaaaattgttttgaatatAACGTGTTGCTTTGGAATTGGGCCTCTTGAAGCACAGTGGGGTCTTCTGAGTTTTTGGTAAAATCAAATGACACTGGTAAACCAAATTCTACAGCAAAAGATTTCATTGTGAACACTCAGGAAGAAAAGCTTGGCACAAGAGTTAACAAACCCTAACATCCTTCAGAAGCAACTTGGCAGGAAGAGAAGTTCAAGTGTCCCAGTGCTTGGTGATAGATCATGCTGATCATTGTGAAACTTTTGCAAGCACAGCAGTGTCTAAGAAACATAATTTCAATCCATCACTACCGAAGAAAATGATGCTTTAGTATTTCTTATTACTCTCTCAGACCATTAGGTACAGGCATGGTACCCATGTGTACAACTGCCCCAGCACTGGTTTCTCTTAATGACAAGATTTATACTCTGTAAATAGGCAAGGTAGCACCCTGGACTTGCAGAGTAAAGCCATCTGTATTGCTCCACAGTGCCATGAGACTCAGCCTTTAGGAAGGACAGTCTCATAATTCGGGATCTGGCCCACAACCAGGACATCCAGTCACAGCCTACCCCTTCAGGCAGCCTGCGCTGGCTGAGGTCTTGAAATGCATCCTTGGCTTTCACTCACGATTGCTCAGATCTGGACACGCTATGGACACCCTCCAAAAATATCACTGGACAGTTGACCTGCAGCCAATTTTGCATCAGTTTTCAAGCTGTAAAATAAGAACAGTTCTGTCCTAGGATTTTGATTACCCTATTTAAATCGCTTGCCCTTTGGAGTAGAGATCTCATGTTGCATTCAGCAGCATATCCCTACCTGTAGCAAACTAAcccatctcttctccctctcGCTTCATCCCACAGTGAGGAAACAAGATCTCACCAACACCGTGGGAAATCATCTGCCCATCCTGCAGTGGGAAGACAAACGAGGCTTGGCCTTTACCAAGAACAATCTGAGTTATTCCAGCAACGCACTGGTGATACCTGTGTCTGGGGACTACTATGTCTATGCTCAGGTCACGTTCCGAGGGCCCATTGAAAGTTACAGTAAAACAAATTCTGTCACTGAGATCATCACCAAAGTCACTGACAGTTACCCTGagcccacccagctgctgaCCAGCACCAAGACCCTCAGTGAAAAGGGAAACAGCTGGTTCCAGCCCATTTATCTGGGTGCCGTGGTCTCCTTAGAAGTAGGAGACAAGCTAATGGTCAATGTTAGCAACATCAGGCTGGTGGATTACACTAAGGAGCACAAAACTTTCTTTGGTGCCTTTTTACTGTAGgtccctggcagcagctggtgggAGCTTCCCTTCAGGGCCCTATAGTGTGACCTCGCTGGACCTTGGCTTTGTGGGCATCCATCGGGGTGCAACTCTGTGCTGTTATCCTTCTTCTGTACTATCACTCCCCTGCAGCTCCTTGCAGCCTTAAATTAAGGAGTAGGGAAAGCTGAAGCCACAGACTGAAttgaaacaaacaagcaaacaaaccaaaaaaaaaaaaacaaaccagaaaaatggaaatcagattggaggaaaaaatgtatttttgaaagtaaaaactGAGAGCTCTTCTTCAAACTTTGTATGCTAGGGAGGAACAGTTTATACCTGTGGGTAGGAATATTGATCTTGAATATTGCAGCTAGGCTACATCACTAATTCTACCTCCAATGCACAATTTCCTCAACtcaaaaaagtgttttgaactTTCTCCAACACTTCCAGTGTAGTTTTGCATGACCCTTCTTCAGATTCTCAGTTCTAAAAGGTAATTACTTTTCATAATTTCCTTGTGAATAGATTTGCTCCATACTTTGCACTAACATAAAGCTCAGACTAATCATTAACTGCTTAATTAATCCCTTCCAACTTCCCTGTAAAGTAGATTAAAATTATATCTTGTGTTTTGCAGAAgctacttgaaatatttttttccccaataaatTGTTTTACAGTTCTTTAAGTCAATATACAGCCTCAAACCTTTATGTAAAATTTCTAGGGAACGTGCAGAAACACTTTCTGTTTCAGCATGAAAGTGGAATCTCCCTGCCAGGTCCTAAcattaggaaaacagaaaagacaagacagagaCAGACATGCAGCAAAATTTTCCACACTTTTTAAATCAACCACTGAAATTTCAAGATAAAACCTCtgcaatattttgctttccattatGTTTAATACAAAGCAAGTGCAACTAAAGAAATCAGTGTCTTGGTGCTCCCCCTTGCAACCATTGCCAATGTTGCAGTGGTCCCCTAACCACAAAGGACTCCCCAGCCAATCCCTGGGTGAAGGCTGGCAACCAGTAGTCCCTACAGAAGGTCAAAAGATCCAAAGACACGATCATGGCATGCCGTGGCCAGGTGCAGAGCTCAGGAGTGTTTAGCTTCCCACCTTgcacttatttattttcatagacCTTACTGCCTCTCAGGGAAATTCCCCAGCTTTCCTTCGCCTCTCACAATAAATACATCACTGGCAATGACTCAAGTCATGTTCTTGTAGATTTGGACTTTACACTCTTAACTGCCAGGAGGTCTCACACTTGACGACCTACCACCCAGCTGTTCTGCAACAACCAGGCTTCATTCTCTGCaactctttctctttcctgcctcACCTCTTTGGATTTTCTCCAGTTTCCACTTCTTGGCCAGAAGTGACAGCAAGGCTTGATTGTCTAGTTAACATTTCCACTCAAAGCCACGGTGGGGCCCAAAAGCACACTGTTAGCGTCAGGGAGACACTGAGGTTGGGGAATAGGTAGCGCTGGGGATGGGAGGTTGTAGCTGAGGAGCTCAAACAGGCACAGAAGTTCTCTGGTGAAGACAGCCCAGCTATAAAAGACCATATCGCAGTCCCAGCAGCAGTGAGACCAGGCTGCTTTGTCCACAGCAAGCCTCTTCCTAGCAGGAGACAATTTATTGCTATATAAAGTTCTGTTTGAGCTGACAAGGAAAagtcagcagcacagctgaagcATAGAGCATAGAGAAAGGCTGAGGCAGACTGGGGgtgaagggaggagaggagcagaggaggaggtgggagatCCAGGCAATACCAGGATCGCTGCCTCTTCATGACTTGGTGTAAGCACCTTCTATACCTCTTAAAACTAGCAGATCTTTTGTGTAGTAAATCATCTCAGAAAAGAAGGCTGTTTGACCATCCTTCCCTATTCTGCAGTGCCTGGGTCCCATAGTAGATCCCCATGTATCCATTCAGTACCTAGCACACACGACCTGGCCTTGTAACTTCTCAGAAAGAGTGTCTTCTGATTCAGCTCCTTGGCAGGGCTGTTCTTACTGCTCAGAAACCCCCCACACCACGGTAAAAGCTGGTGAAATCTCACTCTCTTGGCAGATCAAGACAAGGTTATTCTCTGGGAAACCCTAAGACTTTCCATATCTCAGATTTTCTAAAGTGTTCTCTCAGCACCCCACATAGAGTCCTTCTGAGCTTCTGATCCCTTAGTTATGTGCCCAAAATAGGATCTGAACtcatgaaaacatgaaatttgCAGCTCTTGCAGGCCACCACGTAAAGCACTTTAGGTGACTAGCACACAAAACTCTTATAAAGGGCAGACTTAAAAGTGACCTGTCCAGGACAGGTGATTCTCAGCAACTAGGTAGGAATGCTTCTGTGAAGTGTTATATAGCATGAATTTGGTTTATCCTTGGAGAAAATTGGAGTGCAAACTCTAGCTGTTCTGAGACAgttacagaaattcagaaagctcTTTATTTCAACAAATGAGATGATGTAGCATTCTTCTGAGGCCATAACACAATCCTGATGGGCTTGTACAGCAGATTTCCACAAAAATTGTATCTAAAGTCACCATCACTTAATGCCTGGTGCACTGAACGATGGTAAATATGAGGCTTTGGGGAGAGGAGTGGTGAATGCAGTATTTAGCATACAATAAAAGAGCCTTCTATGGGACACATACATAGACAAacatatatttgtgtatattcCATAGAAGTTCTAGGAAGCCCATTGTCAATAATGAGCCTTTTCTGCCACAAGGCACATAATTTGTGTCCACTGTACACTAACGATaaatttcacaagaaaaaaattgcctgctgcagctccattaCAGGTGCGACTCTTTTGATCCATTATCCATggcacaaaaataattattttaatccaGTTGGATCAAGCTTTTGCACCCCATTACACACACCAGCTTTTAGCACATTAGCACACTAGCACATTTTATATGACATAAAGTAATATATCTGGCATTACTTGTTTTAAAGTGGTGCAGGCATATTAATCCACACGTCTACCCTAGTAgaaattctctctttctcccttttttcccctctcagtgCTAATAATGTTTCTGTAACAGTGACCAGCAAATATAATAAGTATGCAGGGGCCGATTCTGACCCTGTTGTATGGTGTCAGATATTCCCCCACAGAAGTCAATGGCATGAAGTCAGAGTAAAGCCACTTAAGTGAGACAGAGGTCAAGCTTAAAGGGAAATATCTCAAACAGACTGAACCCAAGCTGTGGAttctcagatttttcaaagctaaataAGGACACAAGTATTCTCAGAAATTTGTGTTTATTGAAttagaaaattttctttaacGTAAATAATTTCTGGAGATATGAAAATGCATATGCATCAGCATTTTCAATTGAATGAGAAGATGATGAAATCTGGTCATGTGAACAAGTGACCTTTCAGTCTGTGgtcaaactgaaaatatgttttggtttgggtggATGTGAAACTAAAACAGTTATAAGAAAAAATCCAAGCTGGAGAAAAAGGGTGAAATAGGCAGCTCATACTAAATGAGTTAAGAATATATG
This genomic window contains:
- the TNFSF15 gene encoding tumor necrosis factor ligand superfamily member 15; the protein is MPGAGMDHVAKITLEEEAPETNQASRMHLREDLRRIRCVVLLCLLSVLVLTLPTAYLLVGNLRAPSSCAVQVTEERGSPFLKQWALDTVTDTLSSAEKPRAHLTVRKQDLTNTVGNHLPILQWEDKRGLAFTKNNLSYSSNALVIPVSGDYYVYAQVTFRGPIESYSKTNSVTEIITKVTDSYPEPTQLLTSTKTLSEKGNSWFQPIYLGAVVSLEVGDKLMVNVSNIRLVDYTKEHKTFFGAFLL